One region of Mangifera indica cultivar Alphonso chromosome 3, CATAS_Mindica_2.1, whole genome shotgun sequence genomic DNA includes:
- the LOC123211846 gene encoding copper methylamine oxidase-like isoform X1 has protein sequence MASTSQKTTLCSSRNDSSSLPREAAASASLVQDWTVASSDQPPKNPSIASLIRPVESVSEPPSNLSSKGISVMPRHQTSHPLDPLTPAEISVAVATVRAAGATPEVRDSMRFFEVVLLEPDKHVVALADAYFFPPFQPSLLPRTKGGPLIPIKLPPRQARLVVYNKKLNETSVWVVELSQVHALTRGGHHRGKVVSSHVIPDVQPSMDAEEYAQCEAVVKAFPPFKEAMKRRGIEDMDLVMVDAWCVGYFSDADAPNRRLAKPLIFCRTESDCPMENGYARPVEGIHVLVDIQNMVVIECEDRKLVPLPPADPLRNYTRGETRGGVDRSDVKPLRIVQPEGPSFRVNGNFVQWQKWNFRIGFTSREGLVIHSVAYVDGSRGRRSVAHRLSFVEMVVPYGDPNEPHYRKNAFDAGEDGLGKNAHSLKRGCDCLGHIKYFDAHFTNYTGGVETIENCVCLHEEDHGILWKHQDWRTGLAEVRRSRRLTVSFICTVANYEYGFYWHFYQDGKIEAEVKLTGILSLGALQPGESRKYGTMIAPGLYAPVHQHFFVARMDMAIDCKPGEALNQVVEVDVKVEEPGGSNIHNNAFYAEETLLRSEKQAMRDCSPLTARHWIVRNTRTVNRTGQLTGYKLVPGSNCLPLAGPDATLFRRAAFLKHNLWVTPYARGEMFPGGEFPNQNPRIGEGLPAWVEQNRPLEEADIVLWFVEYVFGVTHIPRLEDWPVMPVERIGFMLMPHGFFNCSPAVDVPPSACEFDSKDIDGKDGGVAKPLRDGMLAKL, from the exons ATGGCCTCAACTTCGCAAAAGACGACGCTTTGTTCTTCAAGAAACGATTCTTCTTCCCTTCCTCGAGAGGCTGCCGCCTCTGCTTCTCTGGTGCAAGATTGGACTGTTGCCTCCAGTGATCAACCTCCCAAAAACCCTTCCATCGCTTCTCTGATTCGCCCTGTTGAGTCTGTTTCTGAACCTCCCTCAAACCTTTCATCAAAGG GAATATCAGTCATGCCTAGGCATCAAACCAGCCATCCTTTGGATCCTTTGACTCCGGCTGAAATTTCTGTTGCAGTGGCAACTGTCAGGGCTGCTGGAGCCACTCCAGAG GTCAGAGATAGCATGCGTTTTTTTGAAGTGGTTCTCTTGGAACCTGATAAACATGTTGTTGCATTAGCAGATGCCTATTTCTTCCCCCCTTTCCAGCCATCACTGCTTCCTAGAACCAAAGGTGGTCCTCTAATTCCCATTAAGCTCCCTCCTAGGCAAGCTAGACTTGTTGTATACAACAAAAAGTTAAATGAGACAAGTGTATGGGTTGTTGAGTTGTCACAAGTACATGCACTCACTCGGGGTGGACATCATAGGGGAAAAGTTGTATCATCACATGTTATTCCAGATGTTCAGCCTTCAATG GATGCCGAGGAATATGCTCAATGCGAAGCTGTTGTGAAAGCCTTTCCTCCATTTAAGGAAGCAATGAAAAGAAGGGGTATTGAAGACATGGATCTTGTAATGGTTGATGCCTG GTGTGTTGGGTATTTCAGTGATGCTGATGCCCCTAACCGTAGACTTGCTAAACCTCTTATATTCTGTAGAACTGAGAGTGATTGTCCGATGGAGAATGGTTATGCTCGCCCAGTTGAGGGCATCCATGTACTTGTTGATATCCAAAATATGGTGGTGATTGAATGTGAGGACCGTAAACTTGTTCCACTTCCTCCAGCTGATCCACTGAGGAACTATACCCGTGGTGAAACAAGGGGTGGTGTTGATCGTAGTGATGTAAAGCCTTTACGAATTGTTCAACCTGAAGGTCCAAGCTTTCGTGTTAATGGGAACTTTGTACAATGGCAGAAG TGGAATTTTCGCATTGGTTTCACTTCTAGGGAAGGTTTGGTTATACATTCTGTTGCATACGTTGATGGTAGCCGGGGTCGAAGGTCAGTCGCACATAGGTTGAGTTTTGTTGAGATGGTTGTGCCTTATGGAGACCCCAATGAACCACATTACAGAAAAAATGCATTTGATGCGGGGGAAGATGGCCTTGGGAAAAATGCACATTCTCTTAAAAGA GGATGTGATTGTTTAGGCCACATCAAATACTTTGATGCCCACTTTACAAATTATACAGGAGGAGttgaaacaattgaaaattgtgTATGTTTGCACGAAGAGGATCATGGGATTTTATGGAAACATCAAGATTGGAGAACTGGCTTAGCAGAAGTTCGAAGGTCTAGACGGCTGACAGTATCATTTATATGTACTGTGGCTAACTATGAGTATGGATTCTACTGGCACTTTTATCAG GATGGAAAAATTGAAGCTGAAGTTAAACTTACAGGAATCCTTAGCTTAGGGGCATTGCAACCTGGAGAATCGCGAAAATATGGTACAATGATTGCACCTGGTTTGTATGCACCAGTTCATCAACACTTCTTTGTGGCCCGTATGGATATGGCTATTGACTGTAAACCGGGAGAAGCTTTGAATCAG GTTGTTGAGGTGGATGTTAAAGTTGAGGAGCCTGGGGGCAGTAATATTCACAATAATGCATTCTATGCTGAAGAGACTCTGCTTAGATCTGAAAAGCAAGCAATGCGTGATTGTAGTCCCCTGACTGCTAGGCACTGGATT GTGAGGAATACAAGAACTGTAAATAGGACTGGTCAGCTAACTGGGTATAAGCTGGTACCTGGCTCAAATTGTTTGCCCTTAGCTGGTCCTGATGCCACTCTTTTTAGAAGAGCTGCATTTTTGAAGCATAATCTCTGGGTTACACCATATGCACGCGGCGAGATGTTTCCAGGAGGAGAATTTCCTAATCAGAATCCACGTATTGGTGAAGGATTGCCTGCTTGGGTGGAGCAGAATCGACCTCTAGAAGAGGCCGACATAGTTCTTTGGTTCGTTGA GTATGTATTTGGAGTCACACATATTCCCCGGCTGGAAGATTGGCCTGTTATGCCAGTGGAGCGTATTGGTTTCATGCTGATG CCGCATGGGTTCTTTAATTGCTCGCCAGCAGTAGATGTACCACCGAGTGCCTGCGAATTTGATTCCAAAGACATCGATGGCAAAGATGGCGGAGTTGCAAAACCTTTAAGGGATGGAATGCTTGCCAAGCTTTGA
- the LOC123211846 gene encoding copper methylamine oxidase-like isoform X2, whose protein sequence is MASTSQKTTLCSSRNDSSSLPREAAASASLVQDWTVASSDQPPKNPSIASLIRPVESVSEPPSNLSSKGISVMPRHQTSHPLDPLTPAEISVAVATVRAAGATPEVRDSMRFFEVVLLEPDKHVVALADAYFFPPFQPSLLPRTKGGPLIPIKLPPRQARLVVYNKKLNETSVWVVELSQVHALTRGGHHRGKVVSSHVIPDVQPSMDAEEYAQCEAVVKAFPPFKEAMKRRGIEDMDLVMVDAWCVGYFSDADAPNRRLAKPLIFCRTESDCPMENGYARPVEGIHVLVDIQNMVVIECEDRKLVPLPPADPLRNYTRGETRGGVDRSDVKPLRIVQPEGPSFRVNGNFVQWQKWNFRIGFTSREGLVIHSVAYVDGSRGRRSVAHRLSFVEMVVPYGDPNEPHYRKNAFDAGEDGLGKNAHSLKRGCDCLGHIKYFDAHFTNYTGGVETIENCVCLHEEDHGILWKHQDWRTGLAEVRRSRRLTVSFICTVANYEYGFYWHFYQDGKIEAEVKLTGILSLGALQPGESRKYGTMIAPGLYAPVHQHFFVARMDMAIDCKPGEALNQVVEVDVKVEEPGGSNIHNNAFYAEETLLRSEKQAMRDCSPLTARHWIVRNTRTVNRTGQLTGYKLVPGSNCLPLAGPDATLFRRAAFLKHNLWVTPYARGEMFPGGEFPNQNPRIGEGLPAWVEQNRPLEEADIVLWYVFGVTHIPRLEDWPVMPVERIGFMLMPHGFFNCSPAVDVPPSACEFDSKDIDGKDGGVAKPLRDGMLAKL, encoded by the exons ATGGCCTCAACTTCGCAAAAGACGACGCTTTGTTCTTCAAGAAACGATTCTTCTTCCCTTCCTCGAGAGGCTGCCGCCTCTGCTTCTCTGGTGCAAGATTGGACTGTTGCCTCCAGTGATCAACCTCCCAAAAACCCTTCCATCGCTTCTCTGATTCGCCCTGTTGAGTCTGTTTCTGAACCTCCCTCAAACCTTTCATCAAAGG GAATATCAGTCATGCCTAGGCATCAAACCAGCCATCCTTTGGATCCTTTGACTCCGGCTGAAATTTCTGTTGCAGTGGCAACTGTCAGGGCTGCTGGAGCCACTCCAGAG GTCAGAGATAGCATGCGTTTTTTTGAAGTGGTTCTCTTGGAACCTGATAAACATGTTGTTGCATTAGCAGATGCCTATTTCTTCCCCCCTTTCCAGCCATCACTGCTTCCTAGAACCAAAGGTGGTCCTCTAATTCCCATTAAGCTCCCTCCTAGGCAAGCTAGACTTGTTGTATACAACAAAAAGTTAAATGAGACAAGTGTATGGGTTGTTGAGTTGTCACAAGTACATGCACTCACTCGGGGTGGACATCATAGGGGAAAAGTTGTATCATCACATGTTATTCCAGATGTTCAGCCTTCAATG GATGCCGAGGAATATGCTCAATGCGAAGCTGTTGTGAAAGCCTTTCCTCCATTTAAGGAAGCAATGAAAAGAAGGGGTATTGAAGACATGGATCTTGTAATGGTTGATGCCTG GTGTGTTGGGTATTTCAGTGATGCTGATGCCCCTAACCGTAGACTTGCTAAACCTCTTATATTCTGTAGAACTGAGAGTGATTGTCCGATGGAGAATGGTTATGCTCGCCCAGTTGAGGGCATCCATGTACTTGTTGATATCCAAAATATGGTGGTGATTGAATGTGAGGACCGTAAACTTGTTCCACTTCCTCCAGCTGATCCACTGAGGAACTATACCCGTGGTGAAACAAGGGGTGGTGTTGATCGTAGTGATGTAAAGCCTTTACGAATTGTTCAACCTGAAGGTCCAAGCTTTCGTGTTAATGGGAACTTTGTACAATGGCAGAAG TGGAATTTTCGCATTGGTTTCACTTCTAGGGAAGGTTTGGTTATACATTCTGTTGCATACGTTGATGGTAGCCGGGGTCGAAGGTCAGTCGCACATAGGTTGAGTTTTGTTGAGATGGTTGTGCCTTATGGAGACCCCAATGAACCACATTACAGAAAAAATGCATTTGATGCGGGGGAAGATGGCCTTGGGAAAAATGCACATTCTCTTAAAAGA GGATGTGATTGTTTAGGCCACATCAAATACTTTGATGCCCACTTTACAAATTATACAGGAGGAGttgaaacaattgaaaattgtgTATGTTTGCACGAAGAGGATCATGGGATTTTATGGAAACATCAAGATTGGAGAACTGGCTTAGCAGAAGTTCGAAGGTCTAGACGGCTGACAGTATCATTTATATGTACTGTGGCTAACTATGAGTATGGATTCTACTGGCACTTTTATCAG GATGGAAAAATTGAAGCTGAAGTTAAACTTACAGGAATCCTTAGCTTAGGGGCATTGCAACCTGGAGAATCGCGAAAATATGGTACAATGATTGCACCTGGTTTGTATGCACCAGTTCATCAACACTTCTTTGTGGCCCGTATGGATATGGCTATTGACTGTAAACCGGGAGAAGCTTTGAATCAG GTTGTTGAGGTGGATGTTAAAGTTGAGGAGCCTGGGGGCAGTAATATTCACAATAATGCATTCTATGCTGAAGAGACTCTGCTTAGATCTGAAAAGCAAGCAATGCGTGATTGTAGTCCCCTGACTGCTAGGCACTGGATT GTGAGGAATACAAGAACTGTAAATAGGACTGGTCAGCTAACTGGGTATAAGCTGGTACCTGGCTCAAATTGTTTGCCCTTAGCTGGTCCTGATGCCACTCTTTTTAGAAGAGCTGCATTTTTGAAGCATAATCTCTGGGTTACACCATATGCACGCGGCGAGATGTTTCCAGGAGGAGAATTTCCTAATCAGAATCCACGTATTGGTGAAGGATTGCCTGCTTGGGTGGAGCAGAATCGACCTCTAGAAGAGGCCGACATAGTTCTTTG GTATGTATTTGGAGTCACACATATTCCCCGGCTGGAAGATTGGCCTGTTATGCCAGTGGAGCGTATTGGTTTCATGCTGATG CCGCATGGGTTCTTTAATTGCTCGCCAGCAGTAGATGTACCACCGAGTGCCTGCGAATTTGATTCCAAAGACATCGATGGCAAAGATGGCGGAGTTGCAAAACCTTTAAGGGATGGAATGCTTGCCAAGCTTTGA